One segment of Geminicoccaceae bacterium DNA contains the following:
- the cobW gene encoding cobalamin biosynthesis protein CobW, translated as MAKIPATVITGFLGAGKTTLVRSLIEQADGRRIALIVNEFGDVGIDGGLLRGCGVEGCRDEDVIELANGCICCTVADDFIPVMERLLAQTPPPDHIVIETSGLALPQPLVRAFNWPEVRHAVTVDGVITVVDAPAVADGGFAHDEAAVLAQREADPTIGHDDPIHELFEDQLACADLVVLSKADLLDGEALARVRTEVEKEVRDGIPVIEVAHGRIGIDVLLGMGLAAENDMGNRPTHHEREGFEDHDHDDFESIVIDIPGTGPADDLLIRVERACRVPDILRIKGFADLGSSDMRYVVQAVGHRVQGHFDRDWLDGETRASRLVVIGARGFDRERVTRLLGG; from the coding sequence ATGGCCAAGATCCCGGCCACCGTCATCACCGGCTTTCTCGGCGCCGGCAAGACCACGCTGGTGCGCAGCCTCATCGAACAGGCCGATGGCCGGCGCATCGCGCTGATCGTCAACGAGTTCGGCGACGTCGGTATCGATGGCGGACTGCTGCGGGGCTGCGGCGTGGAGGGTTGCCGGGACGAGGACGTGATCGAACTGGCCAATGGCTGCATCTGCTGCACGGTCGCCGACGATTTCATTCCGGTGATGGAAAGGCTGCTGGCGCAGACGCCGCCTCCCGACCATATCGTCATCGAAACCTCGGGCCTCGCCCTGCCGCAGCCGCTGGTCCGCGCCTTCAACTGGCCGGAAGTTCGCCATGCGGTGACCGTCGACGGTGTGATAACGGTCGTCGACGCACCGGCCGTCGCCGATGGCGGCTTTGCGCATGACGAAGCTGCCGTGCTGGCCCAGCGCGAGGCCGACCCGACGATCGGGCATGACGACCCGATCCATGAACTGTTCGAGGATCAGCTTGCCTGTGCCGATCTCGTGGTCCTGTCCAAGGCCGACCTGCTCGACGGCGAAGCGCTGGCGCGGGTGCGGACGGAGGTCGAGAAGGAGGTACGCGACGGCATTCCGGTCATCGAGGTCGCCCATGGGCGCATCGGCATCGACGTGTTGCTGGGTATGGGACTGGCGGCTGAGAACGACATGGGAAACCGCCCGACCCATCATGAACGCGAAGGTTTCGAAGACCACGACCATGACGATTTCGAGAGCATCGTCATCGACATTCCCGGCACCGGTCCTGCCGACGACCTGCTCATCCGCGTGGAAAGGGCCTGCCGCGTACCGGACATTCTACGAATCAAGGGTTTCGCCGATCTGGGAAGTTCCGACATGCGCTACGTTGTCCAGGCCGTCGGTCATCGGGTGCAGGGTCATTTCGACCGGGACTGGCTCGATGGTGAAACCCGCGCGTCACGGCTGGTGGTGATCGGTGCCAGGGGATTCGACCGTGAGCGGGTGACGCGGCTTCTGGGTGGGTGA
- the cobN gene encoding cobaltochelatase subunit CobN, with amino-acid sequence MHLLRAQGGVVDDGAEAVDLGLDPADIVVLSHADTELALLARARQRLGDEAPDLRLVNLSRLRHHLSVDTFVERTIERSRLVVVRLLGGEASWSYGLERLATVCRSGKIALVVLPGDDRPDPALARLSTVEPAPVLRLWAYLVEGGVENARHFLLAARALLDGGAMPPEAVTVARAGIHRQSGMDAPRVTIVFYRALVLAEDLAAVDTLFEACEDCGLSPQAVFVSSLKDPASAAFVDDLFAGDPPQAVINLTGFAVSASGAPHEATPLDRTDAPVLQAVLASTSREQWLSSSHGLPPRDLAMSVVMPEIDGRIFTRAIAFKSARERSPATQSDIIAFSPDRERTAHVARQARAWIDLRLAPKGEHNIAIMLANYPNQDARLANGVGLDTPQSVVDLLCRLKAEGYDVAEPPANSAVLMDRLRSGPTNQRRTNGEIAIPLGDYRQWYQALPQSLREAVEARWGAPETDPACMDGAFHPALHRFGRAILGIQPARGYNIDPKATYHDPALVPPHNYIATYLWLRHGFSAHAVIHMGKHGNLEWLPGKALALGPGCWPDVLLGPLPHLYPFIVNDPGEGSQAKRRTAAVIIDHLTPPLTRAESYGPLKDLEALVDEYYDASGQDPRRLQWLKREILDLVNVHGLDRDIGIDTGEDDEDALTRLDAYLCDLKEMQIRDGLHVFGSSPQGRQESDLLAALARVPGTAAQGLTRALADDLGLGFDPLDCDMAAPWPGPRPAALDTVTDARWRSHGDTVERLEMLALDLIEERTGPSGPASAASLRYVLDVLRPQLRMCGTTESEALLRGLDGRFVAPGPSGAPTRGRPDVLPTGRNFYSIDTRCVPTPAAWHLGWASATLLLERYRQDHGRWPERIGLSAWGTANMRTGGDDIAQALALMGVRPCWDGVSRRMTGFEIMPLSVLGRPRVDVTLRVSGFFRDAFPEQMDLVDSAARAVMELDEPPKDNPLRARFVADRSRLEAQGHDPDDATDRASFRVFGSMPGAYGAGLQALIDERLWETAADFADAYLAWGSFAYGRGREGVKARGELESRLAALDAVIQNQDNREHDILDSDDYYQFQGGMTAAAHALGGQRPAVFLNDHSRPENPRIRTLEEEIGRVVRARVVNPKWIRGVMRHGYKGAFEMSATVDYLFAYAATTGAVSDHHFDLVHAAFLDDDEVRGFLQRSNPDALDAIARRLDEAIGRGLWKPRRNSVALSLRAIEEGTPP; translated from the coding sequence ATGCACCTGCTACGGGCACAGGGAGGAGTCGTCGACGACGGCGCAGAGGCGGTCGATCTGGGTCTCGACCCGGCCGACATCGTTGTCCTGTCGCACGCCGACACGGAACTCGCCCTGCTCGCGCGAGCCCGGCAACGGCTGGGCGACGAAGCGCCGGACCTGCGGCTGGTGAACCTTTCCCGGCTGCGGCATCATCTCAGCGTCGATACCTTTGTCGAACGCACGATCGAGCGTTCGCGTCTGGTGGTCGTGCGCCTGCTCGGCGGCGAAGCGAGCTGGAGCTATGGTCTTGAACGGCTGGCCACAGTCTGCCGTTCGGGGAAGATCGCTCTTGTTGTCCTGCCCGGCGACGACAGGCCCGATCCCGCCCTGGCCCGGCTGAGCACCGTCGAGCCCGCCCCGGTCCTGCGCCTCTGGGCCTACCTTGTCGAGGGCGGTGTCGAGAATGCCCGCCATTTCCTGCTGGCGGCGCGGGCACTGCTCGATGGCGGTGCCATGCCACCCGAGGCCGTCACGGTCGCACGCGCCGGCATTCATCGCCAAAGCGGGATGGATGCCCCCCGCGTGACGATCGTCTTCTACCGCGCGCTGGTGCTGGCCGAGGATCTGGCAGCCGTCGATACGCTTTTCGAGGCCTGTGAAGATTGCGGACTATCCCCACAGGCTGTCTTCGTTTCTTCGTTGAAGGACCCTGCTTCGGCAGCATTCGTCGACGACCTCTTCGCCGGCGATCCGCCGCAGGCGGTCATCAACCTCACCGGCTTTGCCGTCTCCGCATCGGGTGCACCGCACGAGGCGACGCCGCTCGACCGCACCGACGCGCCGGTGCTGCAGGCCGTTCTCGCCTCCACCAGCCGCGAGCAATGGCTCTCCTCCTCCCATGGCCTGCCGCCGCGCGATCTGGCGATGTCGGTGGTGATGCCGGAGATCGACGGCCGCATCTTCACCCGTGCGATAGCCTTCAAGTCGGCCCGCGAGCGTTCTCCGGCGACGCAGAGCGACATCATCGCCTTCAGTCCCGATCGCGAGCGCACCGCCCACGTCGCCCGGCAGGCTCGCGCATGGATCGACCTGCGCCTTGCGCCCAAGGGCGAGCACAACATCGCCATCATGCTCGCCAACTATCCCAACCAGGATGCGCGGCTCGCCAACGGCGTCGGTCTCGATACGCCGCAAAGCGTGGTCGATCTCCTGTGCCGCCTGAAGGCCGAGGGCTATGACGTGGCCGAGCCGCCGGCGAACAGTGCCGTGCTGATGGACAGGCTGCGCTCCGGACCGACCAACCAGCGGCGCACCAACGGCGAGATTGCCATACCGCTCGGCGACTATCGCCAATGGTATCAAGCATTGCCGCAAAGCCTGCGCGAGGCGGTCGAGGCCCGCTGGGGAGCGCCCGAAACCGATCCCGCCTGCATGGACGGTGCCTTCCACCCGGCCCTGCACCGCTTCGGCCGGGCCATCCTCGGCATCCAGCCCGCCCGCGGCTACAACATCGATCCGAAAGCCACCTATCACGACCCGGCACTGGTCCCTCCGCACAACTATATCGCCACCTATCTATGGTTGCGCCACGGCTTTTCGGCCCATGCCGTCATTCACATGGGCAAGCATGGCAATCTCGAATGGCTGCCGGGCAAGGCGCTGGCGCTTGGCCCCGGATGCTGGCCGGACGTCCTGCTGGGGCCGCTGCCGCACCTCTATCCCTTCATCGTCAACGATCCCGGCGAGGGCTCCCAGGCCAAGCGGAGGACGGCGGCGGTCATCATCGACCACCTGACCCCACCGCTCACCCGCGCGGAAAGCTACGGTCCGCTGAAGGATCTCGAAGCACTCGTGGACGAGTATTACGACGCAAGCGGACAGGATCCCCGGCGCCTTCAATGGCTCAAGCGGGAAATTCTCGACCTGGTGAACGTTCACGGTCTCGACCGGGATATCGGCATCGACACCGGCGAGGATGACGAGGACGCCCTGACACGGCTCGACGCCTATCTTTGCGACCTCAAGGAGATGCAGATCCGCGACGGCCTGCATGTCTTCGGCAGCAGCCCGCAGGGCCGGCAGGAAAGCGATCTGCTGGCGGCCCTGGCACGGGTTCCCGGAACCGCTGCGCAGGGTCTGACGCGGGCGCTGGCCGACGATCTCGGACTCGGTTTCGACCCACTCGACTGCGACATGGCCGCTCCGTGGCCCGGTCCCCGTCCAGCGGCGCTGGACACCGTCACCGACGCCCGCTGGCGCAGTCACGGCGATACGGTCGAACGGCTGGAAATGCTGGCGCTTGACCTCATCGAGGAACGCACCGGACCGTCCGGCCCCGCCAGTGCCGCATCGCTACGATACGTTCTGGACGTCCTGCGCCCGCAACTGCGCATGTGTGGAACGACCGAGAGCGAAGCCCTGCTGCGCGGCCTCGACGGCCGTTTCGTCGCCCCAGGCCCTTCCGGCGCACCGACGCGCGGGCGCCCGGACGTGCTGCCCACCGGACGCAACTTCTACTCCATCGATACCCGTTGCGTGCCCACGCCGGCGGCCTGGCACCTGGGTTGGGCCTCCGCCACCCTCCTGCTCGAACGCTACCGGCAGGATCACGGGCGGTGGCCCGAACGCATCGGTCTTTCCGCATGGGGTACGGCCAACATGCGAACGGGCGGCGACGACATCGCGCAGGCCCTTGCGCTGATGGGCGTACGCCCGTGCTGGGACGGCGTCTCGCGACGGATGACCGGCTTCGAGATCATGCCGCTTTCGGTCCTCGGCCGTCCGCGGGTCGACGTGACCCTGCGGGTTTCGGGCTTCTTTCGCGACGCCTTCCCCGAGCAGATGGATCTGGTCGATTCGGCGGCGCGCGCCGTCATGGAGCTGGACGAACCGCCGAAGGACAATCCGCTGCGCGCCCGCTTCGTGGCGGATCGCAGCCGGCTGGAAGCCCAGGGCCACGATCCGGACGATGCCACGGACCGCGCCTCGTTCAGGGTCTTCGGTTCAATGCCGGGAGCCTATGGCGCCGGCCTGCAGGCGCTGATCGACGAAAGGCTGTGGGAGACCGCGGCGGATTTCGCCGATGCCTATCTCGCCTGGGGCAGCTTCGCCTATGGCCGCGGCCGCGAGGGGGTGAAGGCCCGCGGCGAACTCGAAAGCCGCCTTGCCGCCCTGGATGCGGTGATCCAGAATCAGGACAATCGCGAGCACGATATCCTCGACAGCGATGACTACTACCAGTTCCAGGGCGGCATGACGGCCGCCGCCCACGCCCTTGGCGGCCAGCGACCCGCCGTGTTCCTCAACGACCATTCGAGGCCGGAAAACCCGCGGATCCGCACGCTGGAGGAGGAGATCGGCCGGGTCGTGCGCGCCCGAGTCGTCAATCCGAAATGGATCAGGGGCGTCATGCGCCACGGCTACAAGGGCGCCTTCGAGATGAGTGCCACGGTCGACTACCTGTTCGCCTATGCCGCTACCACCGGGGCAGTGTCCGATCATCACTTCGACCTTGTCCATGCCGCCTTTCTGGACGATGACGAGGTCCGCGGGTTCCTGCAACGATCCAACCCGGATGCGCTCGACGCCATCGCCCGCAGGCTGGACGAAGCCATCGGACGCGGCCTTTGGAAGCCGAGACGCAATTCCGTGGCACTGTCATTGAGGGCCATCGAGGAAGGAACTCCACCATGA
- a CDS encoding cobyric acid synthase: MIQGTHSDAGKSLIVAGLCRHFANAGLRVRPFKPQNMSNNAAVSEDSQPGEIGRAQALQARAARVPASVHMNPVLLKPESDQGSQVVVQGRRRGRMHARDFVMAKPELLERALESFSLIGNDADLVIVEGAGSPAEVNLRAGDIANMGFAQAADIPVLIAGDIDRGGVIATLVGTRALLDEADAARIRGFIINKFRGHAELFTPALHLIEERTGWENIGILPWFDRANLLPAEDALGLASSRRETGTIRVAVPRIGRIANFDDLDPLRMEEDVDLAIVEPGWPLPGDVDLVILPGSKSTISDLRDLRRQGWDIDILAHYRRGGSILGLCGGYQMLGRRISDPHGIEGPPETVDGLGLLDIETVLEGDKTVRRTAARHLGSGLDVRGYEIHMGHGDGPDRARPFLKIGDATDGAVSRDGRVIGTYLHGLFVDDAFRAHFLGQWRTGQERGTRATVPLDFDATVDATLDALAGHIAHHLDVEMILTIARHR, translated from the coding sequence ATGATCCAGGGTACCCATTCGGATGCGGGCAAGTCGTTGATCGTTGCCGGGCTGTGCCGCCACTTCGCCAATGCCGGCCTGCGCGTGCGGCCGTTCAAGCCGCAGAACATGTCCAACAATGCCGCCGTGAGCGAGGATTCGCAGCCCGGTGAAATCGGTCGCGCGCAGGCGTTGCAGGCCCGTGCGGCGCGGGTTCCGGCGTCGGTGCACATGAATCCGGTCCTGCTCAAGCCGGAGTCCGACCAGGGGTCGCAGGTCGTGGTGCAGGGCCGGCGGCGGGGCCGGATGCACGCCCGCGACTTTGTCATGGCGAAGCCGGAGCTGCTGGAGCGGGCGCTGGAGAGTTTCAGCCTGATCGGGAACGATGCCGATCTGGTCATTGTCGAGGGTGCCGGCAGTCCGGCCGAGGTCAATCTCCGCGCCGGAGATATCGCCAATATGGGATTTGCCCAGGCCGCGGATATTCCTGTCCTGATCGCAGGTGACATCGACCGGGGGGGAGTCATCGCCACCCTCGTGGGTACCCGCGCCCTTCTCGACGAGGCGGATGCCGCCAGGATCAGAGGATTCATCATCAACAAGTTTCGCGGTCACGCCGAACTCTTCACTCCGGCCCTTCATCTCATCGAGGAACGAACCGGCTGGGAGAACATCGGCATCCTGCCATGGTTCGACCGTGCCAACCTTCTCCCCGCCGAGGATGCCCTGGGCCTTGCCTCGTCGAGGCGCGAGACCGGCACCATCCGTGTCGCGGTGCCGCGTATCGGCCGGATCGCGAATTTCGACGATCTGGACCCGTTGCGCATGGAAGAGGATGTCGATCTGGCGATCGTCGAACCCGGGTGGCCATTGCCGGGCGATGTCGATCTCGTCATCCTGCCCGGCTCCAAATCGACCATTTCCGACCTGCGGGACCTTCGCCGACAGGGGTGGGACATCGACATCCTCGCGCACTACCGGCGCGGTGGCAGCATTCTCGGATTGTGTGGCGGTTACCAGATGCTCGGTCGCCGAATTTCCGACCCTCATGGCATCGAGGGACCACCAGAGACTGTCGACGGTCTGGGACTTCTCGATATCGAGACTGTTCTCGAAGGCGACAAGACCGTGCGCCGCACCGCCGCCCGTCACCTCGGTTCGGGTCTGGACGTACGGGGGTACGAGATCCACATGGGCCACGGCGACGGCCCCGACCGTGCGCGACCGTTCCTCAAGATTGGAGACGCAACCGACGGTGCGGTTTCACGCGATGGCCGCGTGATCGGCACCTATCTCCACGGCCTGTTCGTGGATGATGCATTCCGCGCCCATTTCCTTGGACAATGGCGTACCGGACAAGAACGTGGCACAAGAGCCACAGTCCCACTCGACTTCGACGCCACAGTCGACGCGACCCTCGACGCGCTGGCCGGTCATATTGCTCATCATCTCGATGTGGAGATGATCCTCACCATCGCACGACATCGCTGA
- the cobO gene encoding cob(I)yrinic acid a,c-diamide adenosyltransferase: MSEEDEDIRHSRKMARKKAARDRIMATKTGEKGLIVVHTGKGKGKSTAAFGMIFRMIAHGMPCAVVQFIKGGMETGERKLIQENFSDLCEFHTMGEGFTWETQDKGRDIEMATKAWEKAKELIRDPRLRMVLLDEINIALRYDYVPLDEVVTFLREEKPEMTHVVLTGRNAREELVELADLATEMELLKHPFRAGIKAQRGVEF, translated from the coding sequence ATGAGCGAAGAAGACGAAGACATCCGTCACTCCAGGAAGATGGCCCGGAAGAAAGCCGCGCGTGACAGGATCATGGCCACCAAGACCGGAGAGAAGGGACTGATCGTCGTCCATACCGGCAAGGGCAAGGGCAAGTCGACGGCGGCGTTCGGCATGATCTTCCGCATGATCGCCCACGGGATGCCTTGCGCCGTGGTGCAATTCATAAAGGGGGGAATGGAGACCGGAGAGCGAAAGCTCATACAGGAAAATTTCTCCGATTTGTGTGAATTCCACACCATGGGCGAAGGCTTCACCTGGGAAACCCAGGACAAGGGCCGCGATATCGAAATGGCGACGAAGGCATGGGAGAAGGCGAAGGAACTCATCCGCGATCCGCGCCTGCGGATGGTCCTGCTGGACGAGATCAACATCGCCCTGCGTTATGACTATGTACCGCTGGATGAGGTCGTCACCTTCCTGCGCGAGGAGAAGCCGGAGATGACGCATGTGGTGCTCACCGGCCGCAACGCCAGGGAGGAACTGGTCGAACTGGCGGACCTCGCCACGGAAATGGAGTTGCTCAAGCATCCCTTCCGGGCGGGCATCAAGGCCCAGCGGGGCGTGGAGTTCTGA